In the Chloroflexota bacterium genome, one interval contains:
- a CDS encoding MFS transporter, giving the protein MLEKRTLAQTLHIPRQWPYMFRALNHRNFRLFWFGQLISLIGSWMQSLALQWLVYQLTSSAFAMGTVAALTSLPVLLLSPFMGVVVDRYSKRWVVFWAQMGAMISSLILAILTFSDSVQYWHVLALALVNGVVNAVDMPARQAFTSEMIGNRDDLMNAIGLNASIFNGARAIGPAVAAMLVSAVGLAWAFLLNGLSFIAVLIGLMMMTGLIAPAPRKSNSSSVSDFMDGARYSLQTPLIRIILVLVLVPSILGFGYTSLLPIFADQILVTPLIPEGSTRLGAMMVANGIGALLAALRVARTNAQTDRRKLLLNGALGFGLGICLLAFNRSFWLALPIMTFTGFSMVSFLATANTILQTTAIDRLRGRVMGFYVMTLVGLGLVGSLQAGFVAEHWGTPIATGIGGLACVISALLGLRSKALLTLVPQQEQA; this is encoded by the coding sequence ATGCTTGAAAAACGAACTTTAGCTCAAACTTTGCATATTCCACGGCAATGGCCGTATATGTTTCGAGCGCTGAACCACCGCAATTTTCGCTTATTTTGGTTTGGCCAACTTATTTCGCTGATTGGCTCATGGATGCAATCGCTAGCATTGCAATGGCTAGTCTATCAACTAACCAGTTCGGCCTTTGCCATGGGCACGGTTGCTGCATTAACCTCATTGCCAGTGCTCTTGCTCTCGCCATTTATGGGCGTGGTGGTTGATCGCTATTCCAAGCGCTGGGTGGTGTTTTGGGCGCAAATGGGCGCAATGATTTCATCGTTGATCTTGGCAATTTTAACGTTTAGCGATAGCGTGCAATATTGGCATGTGTTGGCTTTAGCGCTGGTCAATGGGGTAGTTAATGCCGTCGATATGCCTGCGCGTCAAGCATTCACCTCAGAAATGATTGGCAATCGTGATGATCTGATGAATGCGATTGGCCTGAATGCCTCGATTTTCAATGGTGCACGGGCGATTGGGCCAGCCGTTGCCGCAATGTTGGTGAGCGCAGTAGGCTTGGCTTGGGCCTTTCTGCTGAATGGCTTGAGTTTTATCGCTGTGCTCATTGGTTTGATGATGATGACAGGTTTGATTGCGCCAGCACCTCGCAAAAGCAACAGCTCATCAGTCAGCGATTTTATGGATGGCGCACGCTATTCGTTACAAACGCCCTTAATTCGAATCATTTTGGTGTTGGTGCTTGTGCCAAGTATTTTGGGTTTTGGCTATACCTCGCTGCTGCCGATTTTTGCCGACCAAATTTTGGTTACGCCGCTCATCCCTGAAGGTTCAACCCGTTTGGGCGCGATGATGGTGGCAAACGGCATCGGTGCGTTGCTGGCGGCGCTGCGGGTTGCTCGCACGAATGCCCAAACTGATCGGCGCAAATTATTGCTGAATGGGGCGCTTGGTTTTGGCCTAGGTATCTGTTTGCTAGCCTTTAACCGCTCGTTTTGGTTGGCGCTGCCAATTATGACTTTTACAGGCTTTTCGATGGTTAGCTTTTTGGCTACCGCCAACACGATTTTGCAAACCACGGCGATCGATCGGCTGCGTGGGCGCGTGATGGGCTTTTATGTGATGACCTTGGTGGGCTTGGGCTTGGTTGGTAGTTTGCAGGCTGGCTTTGTGGCTGAACATTGGGGCACGCCAATCGCAACTGGAATTGGTGGCTTGGCCTGTGTGATTTCAGCCTTACTCGGTTTGCGTTCCAAAGCCTTGTTGACCTTAGTTCCGCAGCAAGAACAAGCCTAA
- a CDS encoding class I SAM-dependent methyltransferase, whose product MTMRQQLAQQYGTSNNLQARIAIHERFSTNPQDWVEWLWDVMQLPSQGRVLELGGGTGRLWHEHRHDLGQLQISYSDHSLGMVQTAKNQLADLAQLNFSQVDAHYLPFTDASFDVVIANHMLYHVADQPLALAEIRRVLKPNGLFFAATNGNQHMHEIKELIQAVDPSADVTPFSLSFTLENGVALLQSQFEQVEMIKFENNLAVTEVEPIVEYVRSTQRLSEEHLAVCRELVSDQLAANQGLFPIQKSVGLFVCR is encoded by the coding sequence ATGACCATGCGCCAGCAATTAGCCCAACAATATGGCACCAGCAATAATCTGCAAGCCCGCATCGCGATTCACGAGCGATTTAGCACCAATCCCCAAGATTGGGTCGAGTGGCTGTGGGATGTCATGCAATTGCCCAGCCAAGGCCGAGTTTTGGAGCTTGGCGGCGGCACTGGGCGTTTGTGGCACGAGCATCGCCACGATTTAGGCCAATTGCAGATTAGCTATAGCGACCATTCGCTGGGCATGGTACAAACCGCCAAAAATCAACTTGCCGATCTAGCTCAATTGAATTTTAGCCAGGTCGATGCCCATTATTTGCCATTTACGGATGCCTCATTTGATGTGGTGATTGCCAATCATATGCTCTACCACGTTGCCGACCAACCTCTAGCCTTGGCCGAAATTCGGCGGGTACTCAAACCAAATGGCCTGTTTTTCGCCGCGACCAATGGCAATCAGCATATGCACGAAATCAAAGAACTGATTCAAGCAGTCGATCCTAGCGCCGATGTTACGCCGTTTAGCCTGAGTTTTACACTCGAAAATGGTGTTGCTTTGCTCCAAAGTCAATTTGAGCAGGTTGAAATGATCAAATTCGAGAATAATTTAGCTGTAACTGAAGTTGAGCCAATCGTCGAGTATGTGCGTTCGACCCAACGCTTGAGTGAGGAGCATTTGGCAGTTTGTCGCGAGTTGGTCAGCGACCAATTGGCGGCCAATCAAGGCCTATTTCCAATCCAAAAATCAGTCGGTTTATTTGTGTGTCGCTAA
- a CDS encoding HNH endonuclease — MARNLWQRDELIPVLNLYYQIPFGKMHARNPQVIALAQLIGRTPGAVARKLGNFASLDPSEQQRGIAGSSNIGQADGIVWNEFYNNWEALAFESEQLLAKLQPAATTELETSLLELPIVEGLEREQLRRVRVNQHFFRNIVLAAYDQRCCITGLNIPSLLNASHIVPWAHAAEQRVNPHNGLCLNALHDRAFDRGLVTITPDYQIQVASTLIKSSANSATNDLLLAYDRRQIELPARFQPDPAFLRYHNQHIFQG, encoded by the coding sequence ATGGCTCGAAATCTTTGGCAACGTGATGAATTAATCCCAGTCCTCAATCTTTATTATCAGATCCCTTTTGGTAAGATGCATGCCCGAAATCCCCAAGTCATTGCACTAGCACAACTAATTGGGCGTACTCCAGGGGCAGTTGCCCGTAAATTAGGCAATTTTGCTAGCCTTGATCCTTCAGAGCAACAGCGTGGGATTGCTGGCTCCAGCAATATTGGTCAAGCAGATGGTATTGTCTGGAATGAATTTTATAACAATTGGGAAGCTTTAGCGTTTGAAAGTGAACAATTGTTGGCAAAATTACAGCCAGCAGCAACAACAGAGCTTGAAACAAGTTTGCTTGAACTGCCGATTGTTGAGGGTTTAGAGCGTGAACAACTGCGTCGAGTGCGCGTTAATCAACACTTTTTTCGTAACATAGTCCTTGCAGCCTATGATCAGCGTTGCTGCATTACTGGCTTAAATATTCCTAGTTTGTTGAATGCCAGCCACATCGTCCCTTGGGCACATGCCGCCGAACAACGAGTCAATCCGCATAATGGGCTATGTTTGAACGCCTTGCATGATCGGGCTTTTGATCGCGGTTTGGTCACGATTACGCCTGATTATCAAATTCAGGTTGCCTCAACCCTCATCAAATCCTCAGCTAACTCAGCTACAAACGATCTATTATTGGCCTACGATCGACGGCAAATTGAACTGCCTGCACGATTTCAGCCTGATCCAGCCTTTTTGCGCTACCACAATCAACATATTTTCCAAGGCTAG
- a CDS encoding aspartate carbamoyltransferase catalytic subunit: MSSPTTTPRRRHVLDLDDWSADELRTLLTIATQMKDVLERPVKQVPTLRGKIVVNMFWEDSTRTRSSFELAAKALSANVLSLGAKDTSVKKGESLVDTVRTVQALGADYIVMRHGQSGSPYLVAQHFRGSVINGGDGRHAHPSQALLDLFTMHERLGELADKKVVIVGDILHSRVARSNLWALTTMGAKVVVCGPPTLIGPAKYWQSTWPNVEISHSLDQAAEGADVLMALRLQHERMEGGLLPSLREYSRRFGLNATRVASANSNVIVMHPGPMNEGVEIMPDVATGPHSVIETQITNGVAMRMALFYYLATGSEQV; encoded by the coding sequence ATGAGTTCGCCAACCACTACCCCGCGCCGTCGGCATGTGCTTGATCTTGATGATTGGAGTGCTGATGAGTTACGCACACTTTTGACCATCGCCACCCAGATGAAGGATGTGCTGGAGCGTCCGGTTAAGCAAGTGCCAACGTTGCGCGGCAAAATTGTGGTCAATATGTTTTGGGAAGATAGTACCCGCACTCGTTCATCATTTGAACTAGCGGCCAAAGCGCTCTCGGCCAACGTGCTCAGCCTTGGAGCCAAAGATACCAGCGTCAAAAAAGGCGAATCACTGGTTGATACGGTGCGCACGGTACAAGCCTTGGGAGCCGATTATATTGTGATGCGCCATGGCCAAAGTGGCTCGCCCTATCTGGTGGCTCAGCATTTCCGTGGCTCGGTGATTAATGGTGGCGATGGTCGGCATGCCCATCCATCGCAAGCCCTGCTTGATCTATTCACGATGCACGAACGGCTAGGTGAGTTGGCCGACAAAAAAGTGGTGATTGTTGGTGATATTTTGCATAGCCGCGTGGCTCGCTCCAATTTGTGGGCACTGACGACGATGGGCGCAAAAGTAGTAGTTTGTGGCCCACCAACCTTGATCGGCCCAGCCAAATATTGGCAAAGCACATGGCCCAATGTTGAAATTTCGCACAGCCTCGATCAAGCTGCTGAGGGCGCTGATGTGCTGATGGCTTTGCGTTTGCAACACGAACGTATGGAAGGTGGTTTGTTGCCATCATTGCGCGAGTATAGCCGCCGCTTTGGCCTAAATGCGACCCGCGTCGCCAGCGCCAACTCCAACGTGATTGTGATGCACCCAGGCCCGATGAACGAAGGCGTGGAGATTATGCCCGACGTGGCGACTGGCCCGCATTCAGTGATTGAAACCCAAATTACCAACGGCGTAGCCATGCGCATGGCTTTGTTCTATTACCTTGCTACTGGCAGCGAGCAGGTTTAG
- a CDS encoding AAA family ATPase yields MGRSGQARRRRRTSRFLEQVGSRRKRAAVAPLQLDGREETAALLATLDELAPLLGEQRIMVEDEELANLLSRCTIDLRARAERDELRPAFLRDEDLLAVQQLLTSMDHVNPIILGKARSGKTALVHELVRRLVKTPQDMPEKLRDLPMYEMTPASLLAGLQFGEGWRANLSTLFGKLAEHGAVLLFIRDIHAAVGAGVKRGDDDDDDLAAALESNLHNGKLKIIAEARPDRWQAIAADRESFADLFTSIQLAIPKPEQVAEIVQHVAERHRQRANIEATSQATAIDIAGRFILNQAFPGKAIELLEDSLLLAERQHEPEVLPRHVVECFGNRTGLTKLLLDENERFDEIALRRSFSERVLGQDPSVIAMVQKLALLKARLHDPARPMGVYFFLGPTGVGKTELAKTLASTLFGSEERFVRFNMADYSGEYDFAQLFGRTWGDSDAERRGKLTMALINLPFAVLLLDEFEKAHRSIFNRFLQLFDEGILVNAMGEEINLRNTIIIMTSNFGATIVQGETWGFAAREGIEAVERRVLRETEEFFSPEFINRLDGVIFFKPLSQSDMRKIAAREMRKLFEREGLVRRNVQVELDDAVLDILLKHGYSIRYGARYLKRQIEKMVTYPLASALLTRPEQTNGLLRLYVAREQIKASWVANDDDEPLLPSPEEQALQLPQTIEEAAQFIEQLHNRLNHLIKQLNVVEARERQTELMDEMSSPSFWDDHEQAQFLLTELSNVARRVGRCDDLRRLYDDADQLLQRIRDRNERRLFPELMRMAKRLERDLRFAELEMLFSNPEDWHDTYIILESDQAGLRWVRNLANAYLEWSLGKRFEAKVIDETPAEDNLIRVTLQISGSGAFGLLRSEAGTHRISETGGEPRLKTVTQVQITVLPVPTEDTPAPASSEIEMAVMNTRADGYFLRKLRVTGRAIHRYSGAAAFACAGSERAVREMLLSILLGRLAMKQLDDFIQPSDDAWGSVVRSYHLGKRSTIKDPRTEIVHTNPKAALAGELDLFIEAALRWRATLPARR; encoded by the coding sequence ATGGGGCGAAGCGGGCAAGCACGACGACGGCGACGGACATCACGCTTTTTGGAGCAGGTTGGGTCACGGCGCAAACGAGCAGCGGTGGCACCATTGCAACTTGATGGCCGCGAAGAAACTGCTGCGTTGTTGGCGACCCTTGATGAACTTGCACCATTGTTAGGTGAGCAGAGAATTATGGTTGAAGATGAAGAACTAGCCAATTTGTTGAGCCGCTGTACGATTGACCTTCGCGCTCGCGCTGAACGTGATGAGTTGCGTCCAGCCTTTTTGCGCGATGAGGATTTGCTGGCAGTCCAGCAATTGCTCACCTCGATGGATCATGTGAATCCAATTATTTTGGGCAAGGCGCGTTCGGGCAAAACAGCCTTGGTGCATGAATTGGTGCGGCGTTTGGTTAAAACACCCCAAGACATGCCCGAAAAACTGCGCGATTTGCCGATGTATGAGATGACTCCAGCCTCGTTATTGGCTGGCTTGCAATTTGGCGAGGGCTGGCGAGCCAATCTCTCAACCTTATTTGGCAAATTGGCTGAACATGGCGCGGTATTGTTATTTATTCGCGATATCCATGCCGCAGTTGGGGCGGGGGTCAAACGTGGTGATGATGATGATGATGATTTGGCCGCCGCGCTTGAGTCAAATTTACACAATGGCAAATTGAAAATTATCGCCGAAGCCCGCCCAGATCGGTGGCAGGCCATCGCTGCTGATCGTGAATCGTTCGCCGATTTGTTTACCTCGATTCAATTGGCGATTCCCAAGCCTGAGCAGGTTGCTGAAATTGTCCAGCATGTGGCTGAACGTCATCGCCAACGCGCCAATATTGAGGCTACCAGCCAAGCGACAGCGATTGATATTGCAGGCCGCTTTATTCTGAACCAAGCTTTTCCTGGCAAGGCGATTGAATTGCTGGAAGATTCGCTGCTCTTGGCTGAACGCCAGCACGAGCCCGAAGTGTTGCCGCGCCATGTGGTTGAATGTTTTGGCAATCGCACTGGCCTAACCAAATTATTGCTTGATGAAAATGAGCGCTTTGATGAAATTGCCTTGCGCCGTTCATTCAGTGAACGAGTACTTGGCCAAGATCCCTCAGTGATTGCCATGGTCCAAAAGTTGGCCTTGCTCAAAGCCCGTTTGCACGATCCGGCGCGGCCAATGGGTGTCTACTTTTTCCTTGGGCCAACGGGCGTAGGCAAAACCGAGCTAGCCAAAACCTTAGCCTCAACCTTGTTTGGTAGCGAAGAACGCTTTGTGCGCTTCAACATGGCCGATTACAGCGGCGAATACGATTTTGCCCAATTATTTGGCCGTACTTGGGGCGATAGCGATGCTGAACGCCGTGGCAAGCTGACCATGGCGCTGATCAATTTGCCCTTTGCGGTGCTGCTGCTTGATGAATTTGAAAAAGCTCATCGCTCAATTTTCAATCGCTTTTTGCAATTGTTTGATGAAGGTATTTTGGTCAATGCGATGGGCGAGGAAATTAACCTGCGCAATACGATCATCATTATGACCAGCAATTTTGGCGCGACGATTGTGCAAGGCGAAACTTGGGGCTTTGCCGCCCGCGAAGGTATCGAAGCGGTTGAACGGCGCGTGTTACGCGAAACTGAAGAATTTTTCTCGCCTGAATTTATTAATCGGCTTGATGGAGTGATTTTCTTCAAGCCACTTTCGCAAAGCGATATGCGCAAAATTGCCGCCCGCGAAATGCGCAAATTATTCGAACGCGAAGGCTTGGTGCGGCGCAACGTGCAGGTTGAGCTCGACGATGCTGTGCTCGATATTTTGCTCAAACATGGCTATAGCATCCGTTATGGCGCACGCTATCTCAAGCGCCAAATCGAAAAGATGGTCACCTATCCTTTGGCTTCGGCTTTGCTGACACGGCCTGAGCAAACCAATGGCTTGTTACGTTTGTACGTGGCACGCGAGCAAATCAAGGCTTCGTGGGTGGCAAATGATGATGATGAGCCGCTGCTGCCATCGCCTGAGGAACAAGCGCTGCAATTGCCGCAAACAATCGAAGAAGCAGCCCAGTTTATTGAGCAACTGCATAATCGGCTCAATCATCTGATCAAGCAATTGAATGTGGTTGAGGCCCGCGAACGCCAAACCGAGTTGATGGACGAAATGTCTAGCCCCAGCTTTTGGGATGATCATGAACAAGCGCAGTTTTTGCTGACAGAATTGAGCAATGTAGCCCGTCGTGTTGGCCGCTGCGATGATCTGCGGCGTTTATATGATGATGCCGACCAACTATTGCAACGGATACGTGATCGCAACGAGCGACGTTTGTTCCCCGAACTGATGCGCATGGCCAAGCGGCTTGAGCGCGATTTACGCTTTGCCGAACTTGAAATGCTGTTCAGCAACCCCGAAGATTGGCACGATACCTATATCATTTTGGAGAGCGACCAAGCGGGCTTGCGCTGGGTTCGCAACTTGGCCAACGCCTACTTGGAATGGTCGCTGGGCAAACGCTTTGAGGCCAAAGTAATCGACGAAACGCCCGCCGAAGATAATCTGATTCGCGTGACGTTACAAATTAGCGGCTCGGGCGCGTTCGGTTTATTGCGCAGCGAAGCAGGCACGCATCGCATCTCAGAAACTGGCGGCGAGCCACGGCTCAAAACCGTGACCCAAGTGCAGATAACGGTATTGCCTGTGCCAACCGAAGATACGCCCGCCCCGGCCAGCAGCGAAATTGAAATGGCCGTTATGAATACCCGCGCCGATGGCTATTTCTTACGCAAGTTGCGGGTAACCGGACGCGCAATTCATCGCTATAGTGGTGCAGCCGCCTTTGCATGTGCCGGCAGCGAACGGGCAGTGCGCGAAATGTTGCTGAGCATCTTGTTGGGACGCTTGGCGATGAAACAACTTGATGATTTTATTCAACCCAGCGACGATGCTTGGGGTTCGGTGGTGCGCAGCTATCACTTAGGCAAGCGCTCAACGATCAAAGACCCGCGCACCGAAATCGTCCATACGAATCCCAAAGCTGCCCTTGCTGGCGAGCTTGATCTCTTTATTGAAGCGGCGTTACGTTGGCGAGCAACCTTGCCAGCCCGTCGCTAA
- the pyrR gene encoding bifunctional pyr operon transcriptional regulator/uracil phosphoribosyltransferase PyrR, with protein sequence MTPKQLMNDEEIRRALKRIAHEIVERNAGASLVSLVGIHRRGVPLARRLAAMIAETEHVQVPVGELDIGLYRDDLHSRGPAPILGRTILPELGKRVVVLVDDVLYTGRTIRAALNELSDWGRPSAIQLAVLVDRGHRELPIRADFVGKNIPTAKNERVDVQLSEIDSAQDSVVIVQED encoded by the coding sequence ATGACACCCAAACAGTTGATGAATGACGAGGAAATTCGCCGCGCCCTCAAACGTATCGCCCATGAGATCGTTGAGCGCAACGCTGGAGCGAGTTTGGTTTCGCTGGTGGGGATTCACCGACGAGGTGTGCCGTTGGCTCGCCGCTTAGCTGCGATGATCGCCGAAACCGAACATGTGCAGGTGCCAGTTGGCGAGCTTGATATCGGCCTCTATCGCGACGATTTACATTCGCGTGGGCCAGCCCCAATTTTGGGTCGCACAATTTTGCCCGAATTAGGCAAACGGGTGGTAGTGTTGGTCGATGATGTGCTCTACACTGGCCGCACCATTCGTGCAGCATTGAATGAGTTGAGCGATTGGGGTCGCCCAAGTGCCATCCAATTGGCCGTACTGGTCGATCGCGGCCACCGCGAGTTGCCAATTCGCGCCGATTTTGTCGGCAAAAATATTCCAACCGCCAAAAATGAGCGAGTTGATGTACAACTCAGTGAAATTGATTCAGCCCAAGATAGTGTTGTAATTGTGCAGGAGGACTGA
- a CDS encoding glycosyltransferase family 2 protein — protein MAHTDYSVDIVIPVLNEEQQLEQSVLALRDFLQASCPYRWRIVVADNGSTDRTPQICQDLRSRFPGEVDFERLEQRGRGRALRTAWLKSSADILCYMDVDLSTNLRALPPLLAALIHSDYSLGTGSRLMHGAIVTRQWKREMISRAYNLLIRVLFWHRFRDAQCGFKAITRQAAQELIPMVRDNEWFFDTELLLKAERRGYRIFEVPVEWIEDLGTTVKIVKTAWQDIKGLVRVRLGG, from the coding sequence ATGGCACACACCGACTACTCTGTTGATATCGTAATTCCGGTATTGAATGAAGAGCAGCAGCTAGAGCAAAGCGTCTTAGCCCTTCGCGATTTTTTGCAGGCCTCGTGCCCTTATCGTTGGCGCATCGTTGTCGCCGATAATGGCTCAACCGACCGCACGCCCCAAATTTGCCAAGATTTGCGCAGCCGTTTTCCGGGCGAGGTCGACTTCGAGCGCTTGGAGCAACGTGGGCGCGGGCGGGCATTACGCACTGCTTGGCTCAAAAGTTCAGCCGATATCCTATGTTATATGGATGTTGATCTTTCGACCAATCTTCGTGCCTTGCCACCCTTACTCGCTGCCCTAATTCACAGCGATTATAGCCTTGGCACTGGCTCACGCTTGATGCACGGGGCGATTGTTACCCGCCAATGGAAGCGCGAAATGATTTCACGCGCCTACAATTTATTGATTCGAGTACTGTTTTGGCATCGTTTTCGCGATGCTCAATGTGGCTTCAAAGCAATTACCCGTCAAGCAGCCCAAGAACTCATCCCAATGGTGCGCGATAACGAATGGTTTTTTGATACTGAATTGTTGCTCAAAGCTGAACGACGCGGCTATCGCATTTTTGAAGTACCCGTTGAATGGATCGAAGACTTGGGCACAACGGTCAAAATTGTTAAAACCGCTTGGCAAGACATTAAAGGCTTGGTACGGGTTCGCTTGGGCGGCTAA
- the fahA gene encoding fumarylacetoacetase — MLNETHDPALRSWVSSANIAGADFPIQNLPFGVFRRQASQEQWRIGVAIGAEILDLSQAAEYLSELDQASLAACRAENLNQLMSLTPAVWSTIRLQLSRMLREGSSLQAELTSLLLAQAEAEMALPAAIGDYTDFYASIFHATNIGSMFRPDSPLLPNYKYVPIGYHGRASSIRVSGASIKRPHGQTKAPEAEVPTFGPCRLLDYELELGFWVGQGNELGQPVSIEQAEHHVFGVCLLNDWSARDIQAWEYQPLGPFLAKNFISSISPWVVTLEALAPYRCPAFERPADDPAPLAYLDSPANRSAGGLDLTLEVSLQTASMRAASQAAEVISLGNFSDMYWTFAQMLTHHTSNGCNLQPGDLLGSGTISGPSKNSRGCLMELTWRGQEPIQLSNGEQRCFLQAGDEVIIRGWCGATAGLKIGLGECRGIVLD; from the coding sequence ATGTTAAACGAAACCCATGATCCAGCTTTGCGCAGTTGGGTATCCAGCGCCAACATCGCTGGAGCCGATTTTCCGATTCAAAATTTGCCATTTGGCGTGTTTCGCCGCCAAGCTAGCCAAGAGCAATGGCGCATCGGCGTAGCCATCGGCGCTGAAATTCTCGATTTAAGCCAAGCTGCCGAGTATCTGAGCGAGCTTGATCAAGCCAGTTTGGCAGCATGTCGGGCTGAAAATTTAAATCAATTAATGAGCTTAACGCCTGCGGTTTGGAGCACTATTCGTTTGCAACTCAGCCGAATGTTGCGCGAAGGTTCAAGCTTACAGGCTGAATTAACCTCACTATTGCTGGCCCAAGCCGAGGCCGAAATGGCATTGCCCGCTGCAATTGGCGACTACACCGATTTTTATGCCTCGATTTTTCATGCGACCAATATTGGCTCAATGTTCCGCCCCGACAGTCCACTTTTGCCCAATTATAAATATGTGCCAATCGGCTACCACGGGCGAGCTTCTTCGATTCGGGTCAGCGGTGCAAGCATCAAACGCCCGCATGGCCAAACCAAAGCTCCCGAGGCCGAAGTACCAACATTTGGGCCATGTCGCCTGCTTGATTACGAGCTAGAGTTAGGTTTTTGGGTCGGCCAAGGCAACGAGTTAGGCCAGCCAGTCAGCATTGAGCAGGCCGAACATCATGTATTTGGGGTTTGCTTGCTCAACGATTGGTCAGCACGCGATATTCAAGCCTGGGAATACCAGCCACTCGGGCCGTTTTTGGCCAAGAATTTCATCAGCAGCATCTCGCCATGGGTCGTTACCCTCGAAGCGCTTGCACCCTACCGCTGCCCCGCCTTCGAGCGCCCTGCCGATGATCCTGCGCCACTCGCCTACTTGGATAGCCCAGCCAATCGCAGCGCTGGTGGCCTTGATTTAACCCTTGAAGTTAGTTTACAAACTGCCAGTATGCGTGCAGCAAGCCAAGCCGCCGAAGTCATCAGCCTTGGCAATTTTAGCGATATGTACTGGACATTCGCCCAAATGCTGACCCACCACACTAGCAACGGCTGTAACCTTCAGCCTGGCGATTTATTGGGCAGTGGCACGATTTCAGGCCCAAGCAAAAACTCACGCGGCTGTTTGATGGAGCTAACATGGCGTGGCCAAGAGCCAATTCAACTCAGCAATGGCGAGCAACGGTGCTTCTTGCAAGCTGGCGATGAAGTGATTATTCGTGGCTGGTGCGGTGCTACCGCTGGCCTAAAAATTGGGCTTGGCGAGTGTCGCGGCATTGTGTTGGATTGA
- a CDS encoding RNA 2'-phosphotransferase, whose amino-acid sequence MDERRLIRVSKYLSKHLRHQPERLGLTLELGGWVGVEQLLAACAANNFAISQAELREVVEQNNKQRFGFDPTGQKIRAHQGHSVAVDLGLVAQQPPTILYHGTAKHNLATILSDGLRPMQRQHVHLSRDRATALQVGARHGQAAILIVQADELFQAGQAFFCSDNGVWLTTAIAPAYLALES is encoded by the coding sequence ATGGATGAACGTCGATTAATTCGGGTTAGTAAATATCTGAGCAAACATCTACGCCATCAACCAGAGCGCTTGGGATTAACGCTTGAATTGGGTGGTTGGGTTGGGGTTGAGCAACTTTTGGCGGCCTGTGCGGCCAATAATTTTGCAATTAGCCAAGCCGAGCTGCGGGAAGTTGTTGAACAGAACAACAAACAACGCTTTGGCTTCGACCCAACTGGCCAAAAAATTCGCGCCCATCAAGGCCATAGTGTGGCGGTCGATTTAGGTCTCGTGGCCCAGCAACCGCCAACAATCCTGTATCACGGTACAGCCAAACACAACCTAGCAACAATTTTGAGTGATGGGCTGCGGCCTATGCAACGCCAGCATGTCCACCTCTCGCGTGATCGGGCGACAGCGCTGCAAGTCGGCGCACGTCACGGCCAAGCAGCGATTTTAATCGTCCAAGCTGACGAATTATTTCAGGCTGGGCAAGCCTTTTTTTGCAGCGACAACGGCGTTTGGCTGACTACCGCCATCGCTCCTGCCTATCTGGCGCTTGAAAGCTAA
- a CDS encoding CvpA family protein has product MPFVDILLLLFVVIGLFYGFFQGMLKVGVAIFVFYLTIVLSSLYYRPLALMISKNSTTPFQVLEMLSFLILLFVLFFILLWVASYTFRYLKVGGQLQYIDKVIGTFLGLILGAMIASIFAMMLRYLFTTNAAAVLDYPAMKFLQASTRASVLKDVFLNIILPLIYGPISPIMPDSADTLFRSIQR; this is encoded by the coding sequence ATGCCATTTGTAGACATTCTGTTGCTGCTTTTCGTTGTGATTGGGCTATTCTATGGCTTTTTTCAAGGCATGTTAAAAGTTGGTGTTGCCATTTTCGTTTTTTACCTAACGATTGTGCTTTCATCACTGTATTATCGGCCATTAGCCTTGATGATCAGCAAAAATTCGACAACGCCATTCCAAGTTTTGGAAATGTTATCGTTTTTGATTTTGTTGTTCGTACTATTTTTTATTTTGCTGTGGGTGGCCAGCTATACCTTTCGCTATCTCAAAGTCGGCGGTCAACTCCAATATATCGATAAGGTAATTGGAACCTTCCTTGGGTTAATTCTCGGGGCGATGATTGCCAGTATTTTTGCAATGATGTTACGCTATTTATTTACAACAAATGCAGCAGCAGTGCTCGATTATCCAGCGATGAAGTTTCTACAAGCTAGCACACGGGCATCAGTATTAAAAGATGTATTTTTAAATATTATCTTGCCGCTGATTTACGGGCCAATTAGTCCAATTATGCCCGATAGTGCTGATACATTATTCCGTAGTATTCAAAGGTAA